A portion of the Paenibacillus marchantiae genome contains these proteins:
- a CDS encoding YjcZ family sporulation protein, which translates to MSEIKGTGYGYGYGGFGGGAWTSTGAILVLFILLVIISRTFVL; encoded by the coding sequence ATGAGCGAAATCAAAGGCACAGGATACGGTTACGGATACGGCGGCTTTGGTGGTGGAGCATGGACATCAACAGGCGCGATTCTGGTGTTGTTCATCCTGCTCGTTATCATCTCTCGTACATTCGTTCTGTAA
- a CDS encoding LOG family protein has product MKRICVFAGSNPGNHPDYTQQAIKLGKQIADSGYALVYGGSCMGLMGAVADAALEQGGEVIGVMPTGLFRGEVVHGGLTQLIEVGTMHERKATMAELSDGFVALPGGMGTFEELFEVLCWAQIGIHRKPVGLLNVNGYYEPLMKMVEHSVHEGFSNTSHLSLWSLESDPAELLNRMSSYIPAQLTQKWSQLQDK; this is encoded by the coding sequence TTGAAACGTATATGTGTTTTTGCAGGCTCCAACCCGGGAAATCACCCCGATTACACACAGCAGGCTATTAAATTGGGTAAACAGATCGCCGATAGCGGGTACGCACTCGTCTATGGAGGGTCATGTATGGGATTAATGGGTGCAGTCGCGGATGCTGCTCTGGAGCAGGGTGGAGAAGTAATTGGTGTCATGCCGACTGGCTTGTTCCGGGGAGAGGTCGTACATGGAGGTCTTACGCAGCTGATTGAAGTGGGAACGATGCATGAACGCAAGGCAACGATGGCCGAGCTGTCCGACGGATTTGTGGCTCTTCCTGGTGGTATGGGTACATTTGAAGAACTATTTGAGGTTCTTTGCTGGGCACAAATTGGCATTCATCGTAAACCCGTTGGTTTGTTAAATGTAAACGGATATTACGAGCCGTTGATGAAAATGGTTGAGCATAGCGTGCATGAAGGATTTTCCAATACATCACATCTCAGTCTATGGAGTCTGGAATCTGATCCGGCTGAACTATTGAATCGGATGTCATCCTATATTCCGGCACAGTTGACCCAGAAGTGGTCACAGCTTCAGGATAAATAA
- a CDS encoding FecCD family ABC transporter permease, which produces MESSTLVGAERKKRTKSTIVMIVLGALIITAFIISMNTGFTRLSPLEVMRTLFGGGTAKQELILFEFRLPRIVISVLVGAGLALSGCILQGVSRNPLADPGILGINAGAGLVVMLFVSFFPTTTAAPVFLLPILALIGATFAAFLIYVLSYKKGEGLMPTRMLLTGIGVAAGISSAMIVLTLRLSPEKYQFVATWMAGSIWGSNWKFVTALLPFLIVLVPLVLYKARVLNVLNLGDQTASGLGAPVERERLILLAAAVGLAGSCVSVSGGIGFVGLIGPHLARRLVGPKHQFLLPASALVGSLLVLVADTLGRVILQPSEIPAGILVAIIGAPYFLYLLSKTK; this is translated from the coding sequence ATGGAATCCTCAACTTTGGTTGGAGCAGAACGCAAAAAGAGAACAAAAAGCACCATTGTCATGATTGTGCTTGGTGCGTTGATTATTACAGCTTTTATTATCAGTATGAATACAGGGTTCACTCGGCTTTCTCCACTTGAGGTGATGCGGACCCTGTTTGGCGGTGGGACAGCTAAGCAGGAACTGATCTTGTTTGAATTCCGTTTGCCGCGTATCGTCATTTCGGTTCTGGTCGGTGCGGGACTTGCGCTATCCGGTTGTATTCTGCAGGGGGTATCCCGAAATCCTCTGGCTGATCCAGGGATTCTCGGTATCAACGCTGGTGCCGGATTGGTTGTTATGTTGTTTGTTTCCTTCTTCCCGACAACAACGGCGGCTCCGGTATTTTTGCTGCCAATCCTGGCCCTGATCGGTGCAACTTTTGCTGCATTTCTGATTTATGTGCTCTCTTACAAAAAGGGAGAAGGTCTCATGCCTACGCGCATGTTGCTTACAGGGATTGGTGTAGCGGCAGGAATCAGCTCAGCCATGATCGTACTAACACTTCGGCTTAGCCCAGAGAAGTATCAATTTGTGGCCACCTGGATGGCAGGTAGCATCTGGGGTTCCAACTGGAAATTCGTAACGGCGTTGCTGCCGTTTCTCATTGTCCTTGTGCCGCTTGTTCTGTATAAAGCCCGTGTGCTCAATGTACTGAACCTTGGCGACCAAACAGCAAGTGGTCTCGGCGCTCCGGTGGAACGCGAAAGACTGATCCTGCTGGCTGCAGCCGTGGGACTGGCCGGATCATGCGTATCCGTCAGTGGCGGCATTGGTTTTGTGGGTCTGATTGGTCCACATTTGGCACGTCGTCTCGTGGGACCAAAACATCAGTTCCTTTTGCCTGCATCCGCACTGGTCGGATCATTGCTTGTGCTTGTTGCAGATACGCTGGGACGCGTAATCTTGCAGCCTTCAGAGATTCCGGCAGGTATTCTGGTTGCCATCATTGGTGCCCCGTACTTCCTGTATCTCTTGAGCAAAACGAAATAG
- a CDS encoding FecCD family ABC transporter permease, with protein MSSKVSPASQPTESPTAKIHTRPWAATLILTGGILLLALGMALSISFGAADIKLGVVWEAIFNFNPELTPHQIIWEIRLPRILGGAMVGACFAVAGAIMQGMTRNPLADSGLLGLNAGAGFALAVCFAFFPGMPYMYIILYSFVGAGLGVLLVYGFGAASKSGLTPLRLVLAGAAVSAMLSALSEGIALYFKIGQDLAFWTAGGVAGTKWSQLEVMFPWVLAALIAGIIISRSITLLSLGEDIAVGLGQRTGLIKLVGLIVVLILAGTAVSVVGAVGFVGLIIPHLTRKLVGVDYRWIIPCSAVMGSLLLVFADLAARMINPPYETPIGALVALIGVPFFLYLARKERRTL; from the coding sequence ATGAGTTCGAAAGTTTCACCGGCAAGTCAACCTACGGAATCACCGACAGCCAAAATACACACTCGTCCCTGGGCTGCCACATTGATCCTGACAGGGGGGATTCTGCTGCTCGCGCTGGGTATGGCGCTGTCCATTTCGTTTGGGGCTGCAGATATCAAGCTGGGCGTTGTATGGGAGGCAATCTTTAACTTTAATCCTGAACTGACTCCGCATCAGATTATATGGGAGATTCGGTTACCGCGTATTCTTGGCGGAGCAATGGTGGGTGCCTGCTTCGCAGTAGCCGGTGCCATTATGCAGGGGATGACCCGTAACCCGCTGGCAGATTCCGGTTTGCTCGGATTGAATGCTGGCGCAGGATTTGCGCTCGCTGTCTGCTTTGCCTTTTTCCCAGGCATGCCATATATGTATATCATTCTGTACTCCTTCGTTGGTGCAGGACTTGGGGTTCTGTTGGTCTATGGTTTCGGTGCAGCGTCCAAATCTGGACTTACACCTCTCCGGCTGGTTCTGGCGGGGGCGGCAGTGTCTGCGATGCTTTCAGCACTCAGTGAAGGGATTGCACTGTATTTCAAAATTGGACAAGACCTTGCTTTCTGGACAGCTGGCGGTGTCGCCGGGACGAAGTGGTCCCAGTTGGAAGTCATGTTCCCTTGGGTTTTAGCTGCGCTTATTGCAGGGATTATTATCTCCCGTTCCATTACGCTGCTTAGCTTGGGAGAAGATATCGCCGTTGGGTTGGGTCAACGTACTGGCCTGATCAAGCTGGTTGGTCTGATTGTTGTACTAATCCTCGCAGGTACGGCCGTATCCGTGGTGGGTGCTGTTGGTTTTGTAGGGCTCATCATTCCCCATCTCACACGTAAATTAGTTGGGGTCGATTATCGCTGGATTATTCCATGTTCTGCAGTGATGGGCAGTCTGCTGCTCGTATTCGCGGATCTGGCTGCACGTATGATTAACCCGCCATATGAGACGCCAATTGGCGCCTTGGTTGCCCTAATTGGGGTACCTTTCTTCCTCTATCTGGCGCGTAAAGAAAGGAGGACTCTGTAA
- a CDS encoding MalY/PatB family protein, whose translation MKYDFDEIIDRTGTNAMNTDGFRQYIFNATEDMKFPFKDEEFIRMWIGDMEFATPPEIREAVKERLDRKIMGYSQVFDPAYYEAVSNWMNRYYDWSFPKEHLETSHGIIPALYELVEYICKPNEKVLIVTPSYGYFKSAAEHNHIELVCSDLINEQGHYSIDFTDFEAKASDEQVTLCIFCNPHNPSGRVWTTEELQRVGEICLSHNVWVISDEIHCDLLRTGKKHTPLAKLFPDTDRIITCMSPSKTFNMAGLMFSNVIIANEGLRTIWQKRHYGFKNPLSIAATQAAYEHGDEWLKQLKTYLDDNFAFVDQYVKRYLPQAVFHIPEATYLAWIDITAYVPANVNLPLFFAEQAGVLLEDGHMFVANGGGCIRLNLACPRSVLEEGLRRISTLLVNKDEGVPVQV comes from the coding sequence ATGAAGTATGATTTCGATGAGATTATTGATCGCACAGGAACCAATGCCATGAATACGGATGGTTTCCGTCAATATATTTTTAATGCAACAGAAGATATGAAATTTCCATTTAAGGATGAAGAATTTATTCGCATGTGGATTGGAGATATGGAGTTTGCCACACCTCCCGAAATACGGGAAGCAGTTAAGGAGCGTTTGGACCGGAAAATTATGGGGTACTCCCAGGTGTTCGATCCGGCATACTACGAAGCTGTCTCCAACTGGATGAACAGATACTATGACTGGTCCTTTCCCAAGGAGCATCTGGAGACATCACATGGGATCATTCCTGCTCTATATGAATTAGTTGAATATATTTGCAAACCGAATGAGAAGGTGCTGATTGTGACGCCCTCCTATGGTTATTTTAAATCGGCTGCGGAGCATAATCATATTGAACTAGTTTGCTCAGATTTGATCAACGAGCAGGGACATTATTCAATAGACTTTACAGATTTTGAAGCCAAAGCCAGTGATGAACAAGTTACGTTATGTATTTTTTGCAATCCGCATAATCCGTCTGGACGCGTATGGACAACAGAAGAGTTACAACGTGTGGGTGAGATCTGTCTGAGCCATAACGTGTGGGTAATATCGGATGAAATTCACTGTGACTTGCTGCGTACAGGTAAGAAGCATACGCCTCTTGCCAAGCTGTTCCCGGATACGGATCGAATCATTACCTGTATGTCTCCAAGCAAAACGTTCAATATGGCGGGCCTAATGTTCTCCAATGTGATTATTGCAAATGAAGGACTCCGAACGATCTGGCAGAAACGGCATTATGGGTTCAAAAATCCGCTGAGCATTGCAGCGACTCAAGCGGCTTACGAACATGGCGACGAATGGCTGAAACAGTTGAAAACGTATCTTGATGACAATTTTGCCTTTGTGGATCAATATGTGAAGCGTTATCTGCCACAGGCGGTATTTCATATTCCGGAAGCTACGTATCTGGCATGGATTGATATTACGGCATACGTCCCTGCAAATGTAAACCTGCCTTTATTTTTCGCTGAACAAGCGGGGGTATTACTTGAAGATGGACATATGTTTGTAGCTAATGGAGGCGGGTGTATCCGTCTAAACTTGGCATGTCCGCGTTCGGTTCTTGAAGAGGGACTCAGAAGAATAAGCACTCTATTGGTCAATAAAGATGAGGGCGTACCCGTTCAAGTCTGA
- the ung gene encoding uracil-DNA glycosylase → MFGNDWDTVLQEETEAEYFNNIRYALAAEYKTQTIFPPKEDLFSALKLTPYHKVKAVIIGQDPYHGAGQAQGLSFSVRPGVRVPPSLKNIYKELHADLGLPIPNHGSLVHWAEQGVLLLNAVLTVREGQPNSHQGLGWQTFTDAVIRALNERSEPMVFMLWGSHAQKKGAFINRDKHLVLESTHPSPLAAHRGFLGSRPFSKANEFLTSKGIEPIDWTIPEN, encoded by the coding sequence ATGTTTGGAAACGATTGGGACACGGTGCTTCAGGAAGAGACCGAAGCCGAGTATTTCAACAACATTCGTTATGCACTCGCCGCCGAGTACAAAACACAGACCATCTTTCCACCCAAGGAAGATTTGTTCTCGGCTCTTAAACTGACCCCGTATCATAAGGTCAAGGCCGTTATTATCGGTCAGGACCCTTATCACGGAGCGGGTCAGGCTCAGGGATTAAGTTTCTCGGTCAGACCGGGGGTGCGCGTTCCTCCTTCTTTGAAAAATATATATAAGGAGCTTCACGCGGATCTGGGTCTGCCGATTCCGAATCACGGATCGCTGGTTCATTGGGCAGAGCAGGGTGTGCTGCTGCTTAATGCGGTTCTGACGGTACGGGAAGGACAGCCTAACTCCCATCAGGGACTGGGTTGGCAGACGTTTACAGACGCTGTCATCCGGGCATTGAATGAACGTTCAGAACCGATGGTATTTATGCTTTGGGGCAGTCATGCCCAGAAGAAAGGGGCATTCATTAACCGGGATAAACATCTGGTGTTGGAGTCTACGCATCCAAGTCCGCTTGCAGCACATCGTGGCTTCCTTGGCAGTCGTCCTTTTTCCAAAGCCAATGAATTTTTGACCTCCAAAGGTATTGAACCGATTGATTGGACGATACCGGAAAACTAG
- a CDS encoding glycerophosphodiester phosphodiesterase: MKRIENIAHRGASAVCPENTMVAFERSLQLGATGIETDVQLSSDGSLVLIHDETLSRTAGAEGWVKDKSVEELRTLDAGAWFHADFAGERIPSLDELFDLVRGKDILLNLELKNGVISYKGMEEKLIQAIRNWGMEQQVILSSFNHASLVRCKRLAPEIRTAILYMEKLYRPYDYAAKLEASALHPYKVAVTREEVAAALAQGIATHPFTVNDPAEMQELIDMGVKGLITDVPDVLAALTAVHSR; the protein is encoded by the coding sequence ATGAAAAGAATTGAAAATATCGCCCATAGGGGAGCATCTGCCGTATGCCCCGAGAATACGATGGTGGCGTTTGAACGCAGCTTGCAGCTTGGAGCGACAGGCATTGAAACGGATGTCCAGCTTTCCAGTGATGGTAGCCTGGTATTGATACATGATGAGACGTTAAGTCGTACTGCCGGAGCAGAAGGCTGGGTCAAGGATAAATCAGTTGAAGAATTACGTACTCTAGACGCAGGTGCTTGGTTCCATGCCGATTTTGCTGGAGAACGTATTCCATCTTTGGATGAATTATTTGATTTGGTTCGTGGGAAAGACATTCTACTTAACCTGGAATTGAAAAATGGTGTTATTAGTTATAAGGGAATGGAAGAAAAGTTAATACAAGCGATTCGGAATTGGGGCATGGAACAACAGGTCATTCTATCCAGCTTTAATCATGCCTCGTTAGTGAGGTGCAAACGTCTTGCCCCGGAAATTCGCACAGCAATTTTATATATGGAAAAGCTGTACCGCCCATATGATTATGCTGCCAAACTGGAAGCTTCTGCTCTGCATCCCTACAAGGTTGCTGTAACACGAGAAGAAGTTGCTGCTGCGTTGGCTCAGGGAATTGCAACACACCCGTTCACGGTGAATGATCCTGCCGAAATGCAGGAATTGATCGATATGGGTGTGAAGGGACTTATTACAGATGTGCCGGATGTGCTGGCAGCATTGACTGCTGTGCATAGTCGTTAA